The Orcinus orca chromosome 1, mOrcOrc1.1, whole genome shotgun sequence DNA window AATGAACTTGAGTTTGCTTACTATTTTCCAAACAAAAGACCATTTAGCCTAGATTCACAAGTATTTGACTGGAAATTGAAACTGTTCTCCATCCTCCAATAAAAATCCCTCAATTATATAGAAGTGAGAAAACAGTAAGTTTCAAGAGGCTTAGGTGTTAAGAAGCTACAAAGTTTGTCTTTTTGGTAATCTCctgtttgaaaaaacaaaacacctcatCTTCTTCCTTAACATGATGGTACTACAAACAACTCCATCACTGCTTCTAGActactgaaagagagaaaaacaccaCCTCTGGGATTTGAACaatttggagagagagaaaaaagatgctACAGTTAAATGGTCAAGGGCTGTATAAAGAAGTTCATATTTCTGGTTATCTGTTTGGATCTTTCATttgagacaaaacaaaaaacctaggagcaaacacagattaaaaaaatgaattaaaccaGGGGTTCTTACCCTTTTTCAGGTCACAGATTCCTACAGGAATCCAGTGAAATGTACAGGCATCTTCCCCcaaaaattattcataaaatattttgcataagACCAAGGGAATGGAGATCCCCTGAAACCTGGTTATAGACCCAAGGTTAAGAGCCACTGAATTAAGCCAAATCTGGTTTAGCCTGCCCTCAGCAGTAGTTTAAAACTCAGAGAATATCTGCCACTggggaaaaggagggaaggaaggaaaaaatgctgCAGTTAAACGGAGTCAGGGGCTGTACAAAGCAAGGCCACGAAGCAAGCCAGACAGTGCTCCCAATGTGTCCTTACCTGTCAAGGGCTGGCTGAGCTCCGCCTGCACTTTACCCTTCGCTGATCCTTCCAGAGGTAAACCTCTGTCCCCTTTGTAGAGTTTCGGTTTAAATGGAGAAtctttctctttaccttttgATCCTTTAGGCCGGCCTGCTTGCTTCTTCTTGGATTTGCCATCCCCCTTCACACCCAGTAGTGGATGGACTTCTGTAAAAGGACAGATaggcaaagaaagaaatccaCACATCACCCCAACTGAGTATGTGCCATGCCACCTATCCATGAGCAAAGAATTCTGCTCTTGCATCTCAGGTCCACTAATACAAGAagaaaagtttgttttgtttattaattataaACTACAGAAGTGTGGCTATTAAATGAGAAATAGTTCCTTGGCCACATGGCCTATGTGATTCATACGAAGCCACAGCAGCTCTAAATGGAAAAGGTAGCTCAAAGACACACTGACACTTTATCACACAAGCCACAACAGGAATGCACATGTGCACACTGGCATGTGAGAGCAGAAAGGGAATGGGCTTTGGTACGCGACAGGCCAGACTCAACCATGTAATTAAAAAGGCTTCTAGAGTCAGACTGTAAAAGTAGGTAGGAAGAATTAAGGTTGTCCAAGTCTGACTAGTACTTTACTACCTAATGAGAATCTTGGGGGAGAGGTAGGGTATTTAAACAAACTGAGCCAGATGTCAGACTTAAAGTATGTCATCTGAGGCAAAGTACTGAGGGCAGAATCTCCCCATTTTAAAAGAGACGTGAAGCAGATGAAATTATTACAAAGTTGTAAAGCACTATAAAAAAGACTCGTGGGAAAATTCCTTTAAGGGAAAATCACCCAAACAGGAAATTACCAGATTGTGCTAGAGAGTGGCCTCTGTCAGGCGAGGGAGAGAAAATGTGGCTCTTACCATCATTTGGTACTCCTTGCAGTTCAATATtggttgttttgggtttcttcttAGGTGGCTGGGACCCATCTGTTGAAGACTGCCTCTTCTTCTCTGAACTAGCCCCTTCGTCCATCAAGGAGGTTTGGACTGCATCCGGTGGGGGGCCATAAGGATTTTCTTCTGGGTCTTCTACCTCAGGGGCAATGGGTAAATATAATAGAGCCTTTGAATCTTCCAGCTCTTCATCACTATTTGGAACAGGATCAGAAAAGGGAtaggaaaaaagaggagaaagttgCTTTAACCGTGAACCCTTCCTCTAGGGCAGAATCATCTAACCATAAGCAACATGTATGGATCTAAAATTTCAAGAAAGCcaagacaaataaaaagaaatcagacaggggcttccctggtggtacagtggttaagaatccgcctaccaatgcaggggacacaggttcgagcactggtccgggaagatcccacatgccgcagagcaactaagcccgtgcgccacaactactgagcctgtgctctaaagctcgcgagccacaactactgaagcccacgtgccacaactactgaagcccatgcacctagagcccgtgctccacaacaagagaagccaccgcagtaagaagcccgcgcaccacaacaaagagtagcccccgctcgctgccactagagaaagcccgcgcgcagcaacgaagacccaacgcagccaaaaataaataaataaacttttaaaaaaggaaatcagacaACACGATTAATAAAATCAGTAGTAAAAATAAACGGCATAAACAAATTATTTCACTTCCTTAAGATTTTTCTAtcaagggagaagggaagggatttCTTGCGCACCAAAGGAGTTATCTCTGAGGTCAAAGGCAGATGGGCCTGAAGGAAGAGCCGGGGAACTGAGCAGCACAaccagagactgaggaggagGAGCACCCCAGGCCCAGCCTTCAGCGGCAGCTCACCTGCTACAGAAGGCGGCAATAGGGTCCACACTGGTGACATCCACTTCCTCATCCTCTGCAGCATCAGCCCCTGCAGGACAAAAACACAGCAGAGGTGTGAGAAGAAGTAGAAAACTGCTTTTTATATATAGCTTATGGTTTTCATAAACTGAAATCCAggagaaacaaaggaggaaaacCAAACAGTTTGTTTTACTTAGTCGttctgcaaatatttactgaatttccACCACACGCTAGGCACTGGGAATAGAGCAATGCCCCAGGAAGTTGGGAACGGTTCTTCAGTAAAAATTTTAGAAGTCTAACTGGggagacacatacacacagataatTTCAGTTCCAGAATCTGTTCCTGTTACTGTAGCACAGTAAGTGCTGCAGTAAAGGTTTGTGCAATGTGCCAAGGagatgggaaggagaaagaaCTTCTGCGGAAGTTTGGGAAGGCTTCGTACAACACAGTCCAATAACACGAATACAATCCAGAATATACTGCAGCCCTGACGGTCTTTCTAAGGCACAGGAGGCATGTAAGTTATCTAATATCACAAAAGTGAGGACCAGCACTTTCAAGCTGGAGAGAACTAATTTCAATCCCAATTCCCCGATTCCTGACATCATCAAGTGGCCCAGCAGTCAATGACCCGTGGCATTAATTACTCAAGCTGACAGTGCCAACTGGGCACATTAAGCATTCATACACACAAACCCCTGCCAGATGCAAAGCCCTGTGTTTAGACAACGATGGGGCTATAAAATGAAATCTTTATTCTCAAGTAACTTCCTATCTAGAAGTTCAGAAGCCaagagataaaaataacaatgatcaCGATCATAATCATAATAGAAGAGAACATCTGAATGCTCATTATGGCCTAGACACTATAGTGAGCCctttacatgaattatctcatttattccccACAACCCTAAAAGGCAGGTACTattgttatccttattttacagaaaaggaagttCAGGTTTAAAGAATAAGTATTCTGCCCAAGgcggtctgactccagagcccatgctctttacCTTCATCTTACTGACAAAGGAGTGACAATACGCAAACAGCAGCTGAGCACCCAGCGTGTGTGGGTGGCTTTGTTAGGTGCCCCATGCAAATCCTCATTTAATCATCTGCAATTAGTCAGGAAATACAAAGTGAAACGTTAAGAGAGCTGCTTGAGCCCTAGGAACGCCCATGTAAGCCCTGAGTCAATGCCttacaaataaatattctaaaaacACTGTCAAAACTGTGTaagcttaggaaaaaaaattagactaaGTACTGAAATGAATTTTCAACACAAATTAAGAATGAGTACTGAGTAAAACAAtcatttttcctttgggaaataCTACCTGCAATTGAGAAATATTACCTGTCTGTTCAGGCTCACTCTTATCTTCATCTTCAATATCAAACTCTGATTCCCTTTCTTCATATTCTACATTTTCATCCAATTCTTTGAAGTCTGGCGCAAATGCACTCCAATTTTCCTATGCCACAAACAAAACATACTACTTAACTGTGTGAGAAAGCAGCGGTCTGTAACCTAGACATTaatgatataaataaaaggaCTGACCATGAACAAGACTCAAAATTCTGAGATCAAATTTGGCAGATAATAAAAATTAGGTGTCTACAGTTTTATTACCTTAAGGCATTTCCTATCTTAAACATTCCATGGTATTAACTGTAGTTCTTTCATAAATAACGGCCTTCTTTAATCTTTTTAAGATGTAATTCTGAGGTAAAATGTTAAGTTTTCTTCTGAGTACACTGATTACAAATATAATTAAAGGTGTTCAAAATAAAACCAAGATGTAAAACAGAAGCTAACTGAgctgaaaataagaaaagcacAAGAAAACTCTATCTCAGATGAGCAACAGAAAAACGTACCAGGAAGTACACTAGATTTTCTCCCTGAAAACAGAGCTGGTAAATTGACTTTGGACCAAGACCTTAccattaaaataaagcaaaactagATGCACTGAACTATTTAATTAGAAGAATCATATGGAAAAGAAAGTATATAAGGTAATTTTGGGCTTACTATTTGTAAAGTTCTTTGATAAAAGGAAAGGGTATCTAGCTTCAAAGCAGTTAAACCAGAAAAATACTTACTACTTGATTTTGTGCCCAGATAGATACCACTCCACTAGAAATGGATGCTATGATGGGTCGAACAGGATGCCACTAAATTTtaatgaagcaaagaaaaatcAATTCTAAGGATGAATCCAAGATTTTCTGTATTACATAAGTAACAACAGCAACCTCTCATCCTACTCACAGCTACATCCAAGAGGAGTTCTCCTCTTGTCCCATGGAGAATCTTCACCAGGTTACCAATACTCTTCTCCCAGATGTACAGGGCATGCTGCCGGGCTGACCCTGCGACTATGTATTCCCCATCCCCAGAGAAACAACATTTCTTCCATGGGGTCCTAAAGGACAAAGAAAGTACCCAAATAGAACCAGAACCTGACCCCAGGCCATGAATTAGCACATATTCTTCTAGGTTGTGATACATACCTATTCACCAAGTCCTGCAGTTTCTGCATGGGTTCAGGCTCTCCATCTCTTCCACAGGTTAAGATTTCTCTGCCATCATAAACTCTAATTATTCGATCTGCTGTGTTAATTAAAAAGCAActacagaaaagataaaaaaatatcaaCACCAGAGGTCAGAATCTGTTCCTGTTAACATTTTCCATGGCTACCAGTTACTTAGAACAGTACCATAAGACAACTAACAAATCAGGGAGAGACTGAGTGAAAATCTAAGTAATAGACTAGACTACTGATATATCTACTTGTCACCTTCCAAGCCAAAATATAGTGTGAAGTGAGAAAACGCTTTACTTCCCTTCCTGTGTAATCCCTGAACCCTAGATGTACAAACTAATCAGCAGTATTTGACTAAAATCCAAAACCTCTAAATTGAAACCAGTTTCCCAAATTCACAAGCttacagttaaatatatataaatacttcaTTCCTCTGGCctgctttatatatagtatattcttAATGAGTTAATAAACTAAATATATCATTCTGGATTGCCCAATTTTTTACTGTGATAACACTGAGTGTTGGAAACCTGTCTAAAACACAAGTTATTTTACCACCTTCTTACAGACTTCACTGTCTCTTGCTTCAAGAGAATTTGAACATGAATGTCCTCTAAGTATGTATGGTGGTTCCCATACAAAATAGGATGACTGTTACTTCTCTTACTGACAAcctattttcttgtttctgttgaTACATAAATCTACTTCTAGCTGGGTAATCAAACTTATCAGAAAAACATCTGAAATTAAAAGGGTAAATAAATAGGTTTTATGTAAGTAAAGTGCATATTCAGTTACTATGTGAATTTGTGATATCAATTCTGATTATAATATAACAGCTCACTTTTACCCAGTGTTTACCATATGCCAGACATTTTGGTTCTATGCACAGACCACTCAGACATCTTTTCTGTAAAGGAACTGCCTGTTAACCTCCCGATAAGATGTGACTGCTGGCTCAAAGCAGTAAATCTTATAAACTTAAGAACCAGATAGTGACAGTTTCTATAACTATTTTctaagtaaacttaaaaaaaaaaataagtataatatacACAAAAACTGTGAATCTCAATGTATTTTTGCATTCTACTCACTTTTAAAACTGTCTCTAAAAAGACAGGTCTCACTTACCTGCCCTTCCGAGCAAACTCTATTGACTTAATGGCTGTGGTATTGCTTGTTCCAGTTGTTACTCTGAAGGAAGCAACAAGATCCTGAGAATCTGTTTTTAGGACCAAGATCTaaagtttaaaagagaaaaataataagtattCTGATAACTTACAGTAATTAGATTTGACTTCTGTTTCTGAAGCTGGGCAAAGACTGggtgaaaatattaatataaatatctcTATTCCCATGTATTCAACTTGATCAACTGCTATTGCCTTTTACCTCTTCAATTAAAGGACACTGTCTTAACCTATTGTTAGAAGATAATGTTTAACATTATCCAGAGTcaaaaagtagaagcaacccaagtatccatcaacagataaaatgtgacacatacatacaatggaatattattcaaacttgaaaagaaaggaaattctgacacatgctacaacatgaatgaatcttaaggacattatgctaagggaagtAAGCCCATCACAAAAAAACCAATACTGGATGAGTCCACTTATACAGGTACTAGAATAGCCAAATTCAtaaagatagaaagtagaatgatggtttcTAAGGGGTGAAAGGGAGTAGGAAATAGCAAGTTATTATTTAGTAAGTACAAGGTGagtgcaagatgaaaagagctctGGAGATAAACGATGGTGATGACTGCacgacaatgtgaatgtactttacaccactgaactgtacacttaagaatgGTTAAGACGGTAAATTTCGTTAagtgcattttaccacaataaaaaaaaaaaacctgccactCTCTAAAGCAGCCATGAAACTGTACTAGCCCACACGtcccagtcaaaaaaaaaaaaaaaaaatcaaagtgcaCTGGAACTCAAACTCTAATAAGCTTGAAAAGGACCCTAAAGCTCATCAAATCCAACTTCTTAGTACACAAAACAATACATTAAGCTAGCctaaattatacaatatttgcaGACCAAGATATCAGACATTTTATCAGCAGTACTCCATTgatgatatgatttttaaattttataatttagtaATGGCCTTTCATTACTAGCATCCAGTAAAGGCCCCCCATCCTTCTCTAGGTCAAATTACCTCTGACTGCTCTAAATCCAAAGAACAGAAATTATTAAGGCATGAGAGAAAAATAGGCTATATTTACCACAGGCAGGAGGCATGCTTAGTCAAGGGgtaaaagaaatttcaaagaaagaacaagcaaacatGAAATGAGCCAATGTACAGGATGACTGATGCATATTTCACCAGCTTCTAAGCTTCTACGCTTACCTTGCCTTTTGCATTTCCTGTATAGATATATTCTCCTCGCCTATCAAAAGATGCAACCACGTTCAAATCGGAGTCA harbors:
- the RBBP5 gene encoding retinoblastoma-binding protein 5 isoform X3; amino-acid sequence: MKSAPVMLTLSDSKHVVLPVDDDSDLNVVASFDRRGEYIYTGNAKGKILVLKTDSQDLVASFRVTTGTSNTTAIKSIEFARKGSCFLINTADRIIRVYDGREILTCGRDGEPEPMQKLQDLVNRTPWKKCCFSGDGEYIVAGSARQHALYIWEKSIGNLVKILHGTRGELLLDVAWHPVRPIIASISSGVVSIWAQNQVENWSAFAPDFKELDENVEYEERESEFDIEDEDKSEPEQTGADAAEDEEVDVTSVDPIAAFCSSDEELEDSKALLYLPIAPEVEDPEENPYGPPPDAVQTSLMDEGASSEKKRQSSTDGSQPPKKKPKTTNIELQGVPNDEVHPLLGVKGDGKSKKKQAGRPKGSKGKEKDSPFKPKLYKGDRGLPLEGSAKGKVQAELSQPLTAGGAISELL
- the RBBP5 gene encoding retinoblastoma-binding protein 5 isoform X1, which produces MNLELLESFGQNYPEEADGTLDCISMALTCTFNRWGTLLAVGCNDGRIVIWDFLTRGIAKIISAHIHPVCSLCWSRDGHKLVSASTDNIVSQWDVLSGDCDQRFRFPSPILKVQYHPRDQNKVLVCPMKSAPVMLTLSDSKHVVLPVDDDSDLNVVASFDRRGEYIYTGNAKGKILVLKTDSQDLVASFRVTTGTSNTTAIKSIEFARKGSCFLINTADRIIRVYDGREILTCGRDGEPEPMQKLQDLVNRTPWKKCCFSGDGEYIVAGSARQHALYIWEKSIGNLVKILHGTRGELLLDVAWHPVRPIIASISSGVVSIWAQNQVENWSAFAPDFKELDENVEYEERESEFDIEDEDKSEPEQTGADAAEDEEVDVTSVDPIAAFCSSDEELEDSKALLYLPIAPEVEDPEENPYGPPPDAVQTSLMDEGASSEKKRQSSTDGSQPPKKKPKTTNIELQGVPNDEVHPLLGVKGDGKSKKKQAGRPKGSKGKEKDSPFKPKLYKGDRGLPLEGSAKGKVQAELSQPLTAGGAISELL
- the RBBP5 gene encoding retinoblastoma-binding protein 5 isoform X2 yields the protein MNLELLESFGQNYPEEADGTLDCISMALTCTFNRWGTLLAVGCNDGRIVIWDFLTRGIAKIISAHIHPVCSLCWSRDGHKLVSASTDNIVSQWDVLSGDCDQRFRFPSPILKVQYHPRDQNKVLVCPMKSAPVMLTLSDSKHVVLPVDDDSDLNVVASFDRRGEYIYTGNAKGKILVLKTDSQDLVASFRVTTGTSNTTAIKSIEFARKGSCFLINTADRIIRVYDGREILTCGRDGEPEPMQKLQDLVNRTPWKKCCFSGDGEYIVAGSARQHALYIWEKSIGNLVKILHGTRGELLLDVAWHPVRPIIASISSGVVSIWAQNQVENWSAFAPDFKELDENVEYEERESEFDIEDEDKSEPEQTGADAAEDEEVDVTSVDPIAAFCSSDEELEDSKALLYLPIAPEVEDPEENPYGPPPDAVQTSLMDEGASSEKKRQSSTDGSQPPKKKPKTTNIELQGVPNDEVHPLLGVKGDGKSKKKQAGRPKGSKAGGAISELL